The sequence TCCATGATTATCAAGTATCATCATGCTATTTTTTTCACCGAGACTATTTGCAATAGCTTTGCCTTCATTGTCTAGAGCTAGTCCATCATAGTGGTGATACGATATATCATCATAAAATCTTAGTGATTGTTGGTTAGTGAACTGCATACCACATTCTAGTGATGATAAGATAACAGCGTATTTACTATGAGTATGAATTATAGCGTTTATATCACCTCTAGCTTTATATGTTTCTAAATGGATATTAGCTGCTTGGGGCATTACTTTGTGACCATTATCTGAAAGGATTTCGCCATCAGGTGTTACAGTAACTATATTTTTCTCAGTAACTTTATCAAAAGAAACGTTGTGCGGGGTAATAATTATATTGCCATTAGGTAGTCTTGCGGAGATATGTGTAGCTAGTAAATCATCCCAACCATAGTGGTGAATCACGTGATGACAAATAGCCAACTTTTTTCTAAAAACTTTTTCTGTAGACATGTTTCTTTATTATTATAGAATTTTATACTCATTTTATCATTGAGATATATATTAAGGCTAGTTTTTTTAGAGGACCTGCTTTATATTATTTACTAGAAATATATTTATTATCTTGTATATAAAATCTCAAGAGTTTTTCTTTTGCTTTAGAGATTCCTATTCGTTGAGTTTCAACTATATTAAAGTTATCTAATCTATCATTGAACTTAAGATGTATGCAACTATTTGTATTAAGTAGGTCAAGACCATTATCAGAGAGTTCTATGTTTAATGCTTGTGTAAGCTTGGCTGGACTAGAACATAGATCTTTAAGTTTAGTTTTTGATCTATTAATCTGCATCTGATCTATACCTTGTATCGGTTCTAAAGCTCTAATAAGTACAGCCTCTCCAATACCATTATCTGAAGTGACAACATTCATACAGTAATGCATTCCGTAGGTAAAGTAAATATATGAGGTTCCAGACTTTTCAAACATCATTGCATTTCTTTGTGTCATCTTTGAGAATGAGTGAGAGGCTGGATCATTATTTAAATATGCTTCGGTTTCTACTATTTTACCTATTAATAGATATCCATCTTTCTTAGTAACCAAATAATGTCCAAGTAACTTCTTAGCAACTGTTATAGTATTTAGTTTTAATATTTCTTTTA is a genomic window of Francisella sp. LA112445 containing:
- a CDS encoding class II aldolase/adducin family protein, with the translated sequence MSTEKVFRKKLAICHHVIHHYGWDDLLATHISARLPNGNIIITPHNVSFDKVTEKNIVTVTPDGEILSDNGHKVMPQAANIHLETYKARGDINAIIHTHSKYAVILSSLECGMQFTNQQSLRFYDDISYHHYDGLALDNEGKAIANSLGEKNSMMILDNHGIITTAESIEKAIYKHYYFEQSIEIEVKTLSSGQKIKPIPKDVCKKTSEQFAKINTCHIEFEVFKRITKKYR
- a CDS encoding DNA-3-methyladenine glycosylase, whose translation is MDKLKEILKLNTITVAKKLLGHYLVTKKDGYLLIGKIVETEAYLNNDPASHSFSKMTQRNAMMFEKSGTSYIYFTYGMHYCMNVVTSDNGIGEAVLIRALEPIQGIDQMQINRSKTKLKDLCSSPAKLTQALNIELSDNGLDLLNTNSCIHLKFNDRLDNFNIVETQRIGISKAKEKLLRFYIQDNKYISSK